Proteins from a genomic interval of Hyalangium ruber:
- the hemN gene encoding oxygen-independent coproporphyrinogen III oxidase, which yields MRRYNVPGPRYTSYPTVPEWRHDLGAEEFAERLAVASTAGEETPLSLYVHLPFCRSLCWYCGCNVVVGREQCAADRYLDHLSLELELLAERLGERRALAQVHWGGGTPTFLSEAQLERLWSELTRHFTPLPDAELAIEVHPAVTTPEQLTLLRRLGFNRLSMGLQDFDPRVQEVTNRLQTPEQTRALLEHARALGFSGVNFDLIYGLPYQEPEGWARTLAQVREMRPDRLAVYSFAYMPQVLKHQKRLPAQALPDPREKLELFRAAYATFLEAGYRPIGMDHFAVPEDELARAQERRTLGRNFQGYTVKAATDVVAVGSTGISDVAGAYFQNVRELPRYAAHIKQGRFATVRGLRLSEDDQRRRSVISQLMCNFWVDLGPEGAGYFAQELAQLRAFEDDGLLVRTGTQLELTPLGRLFVRNVAMVFDAYLHWSASPHFSRTV from the coding sequence ATGCGTCGGTACAACGTTCCGGGGCCGCGCTACACGAGCTATCCCACCGTCCCCGAGTGGCGGCACGACCTGGGCGCGGAGGAGTTCGCCGAGCGGCTCGCGGTCGCCAGCACGGCGGGGGAGGAGACCCCGCTCTCCCTCTACGTCCACCTCCCGTTTTGCCGCAGCCTCTGCTGGTACTGCGGGTGCAACGTCGTCGTCGGCCGGGAACAGTGCGCGGCGGATCGCTACCTCGACCACCTGTCCCTGGAGCTGGAGCTGTTGGCGGAGCGGCTCGGCGAGCGGCGCGCCCTGGCGCAGGTTCACTGGGGCGGAGGGACGCCCACGTTCCTCTCGGAGGCGCAGCTCGAGCGCCTGTGGAGCGAACTCACCCGGCACTTCACCCCGCTGCCGGACGCGGAGCTCGCCATCGAGGTCCACCCCGCGGTGACGACTCCCGAGCAGCTCACGCTGCTGCGGCGGCTCGGCTTCAACCGGCTCTCCATGGGCCTGCAGGACTTCGACCCCCGGGTCCAGGAGGTGACCAACCGCCTCCAGACGCCCGAGCAGACGCGGGCCCTCCTGGAGCACGCGCGGGCGCTGGGCTTCTCCGGGGTGAACTTCGATCTCATCTACGGGCTGCCGTACCAGGAGCCCGAGGGCTGGGCGCGAACGCTGGCGCAGGTGCGGGAGATGCGGCCGGATCGGCTGGCGGTGTACTCGTTCGCGTACATGCCCCAGGTGCTCAAGCACCAGAAGCGGCTGCCGGCGCAGGCCCTACCGGATCCGCGCGAGAAGCTGGAGCTGTTCCGCGCGGCCTACGCCACCTTCCTGGAGGCGGGCTACCGGCCCATCGGCATGGACCACTTCGCGGTGCCGGAGGACGAGCTGGCACGGGCTCAGGAGCGGCGCACGCTGGGGCGCAACTTCCAGGGCTACACGGTGAAGGCCGCCACGGACGTGGTGGCGGTGGGCAGCACCGGCATCAGCGACGTGGCGGGAGCCTACTTCCAGAACGTCCGCGAGCTGCCGCGCTACGCCGCCCACATCAAGCAGGGCCGGTTCGCCACCGTGCGCGGCCTGCGCCTGTCCGAGGATGACCAACGTCGGCGCTCGGTCATCTCCCAGCTCATGTGCAACTTCTGGGTGGACCTGGGGCCGGAGGGTGCGGGCTACTTCGCGCAGGAGCTGGCGCAACTGCGCGCCTTCGAGGACGACGGGCTGCTGGTGCGCACCGGCACGCAACTGGAGCTCACGCCCCTGGGGCGGCTCTTCGTGCGCAACGTGGCCATGGTCTTCGATGCCTACCTTCACTGGAGCGCGTCACCGCATTTCTCCCGGACGGTGTAG